The following are encoded in a window of Primulina eburnea isolate SZY01 chromosome 4, ASM2296580v1, whole genome shotgun sequence genomic DNA:
- the LOC140830556 gene encoding probable galacturonosyltransferase-like 3 gives MSTFLYNEILCKQSSRFLTLSTRPLQTIMPPNLRLIATVIIAVFLRLPPLTAANHRLFREAPAFRNGISCPPPYDTSTTVHVAMTLDYSTPYLRGSVAAVLSVLQHSTCPENTAFHFFAIPNHHPHLHKTITSTFPYLQFHLYSFNPTAVSHLISSSIRRALDEPLNYARIYIADLLPSSASRIIYLDSDIIVIDDIAKLWKTNLNSHVLGAPVYCHANFSHYFTSKFWSNPSLSSTFKGRSPCYFNTGVMVIDLLEWRKQGCTQKLEYWMKIQKSYRIYELGSLPPFLLVFAGNVEGVEHRWNQHGLGGDNLEGLCRDLHTGPVSLLHWSGKGKPWLRLDAKMACTLDNLWAPYDLFRHEYLFSDS, from the coding sequence ATGTCTACTTTTTTGTACAATGAAATATTATGTAAACAATCGTCTCGATTTCTAACTCTAAGCACTCGTCCCCTGCAAACCATCATGCCACCAAATCTCCGCCTAATAGCCACCGTCATTATCGCCGTCTTCCTCCGCCTTCCTCCCCTCACCGCAGCTAACCACCGTCTATTCCGCGAAGCTCCCGCATTCCGCAATGGAATCTCGTGCCCGCCACCGTATGACACCTCCACCACCGTGCACGTAGCAATGACTCTAGACTACTCGACCCCCTACCTCCGCGGCTCCGTCGCTGCCGTCCTCTCCGTTCTCCAACACTCTACCTGCCCAGAAAACACTGCCTTCCACTTCTTCGCTATACCCAACCACCATCCCCACCTCCACAAAACCATCACCTCCACCTTCCCTTACCTCCAGTTCCACCTCTACTCCTTCAATCCCACCGCCGTCAGCCAcctcatctcatcctccatccGCCGCGCCCTCGACGAGCCCCTCAACTACGCCCGCATCTACATCGCCGATCTCCTCCCCTCCTCAGCCTCCCGCATTATCTACCTCGACTCCGACATCATCGTAATCGATGATATTGCGAAACTCTGGAAAACCAACCTCAATTCACACGTCCTCGGCGCGCCTGTGTACTGCCACGCAAACTTCAGCCATTATTTCACCTCAAAATTCTGGTCAAACCCATCATTATCCTCCACATTCAAGGGCCGATCCCCGTGCTACTTCAACACCGGAGTAATGGTAATCGATTTACTAGAGTGGCGGAAACAGGGCTGCACCCAGAAGCTAGAATACTGGATGAAGATACAAAAGAGTTACAGAATCTACGAATTAGGCTCCCTGCCGCCATTTTTGCTCGTATTTGCCGGAAATGTTGAAGGAGTCGAGCATAGATGGAATCAGCATGGGCTCGGGGGAGATAATCTTGAAGGATTGTGCAGGGATCTGCATACGGGTCCAGTGAGCTTGCTACATTGGAGTGGCAAAGGGAAGCCATGGCTACGGCTTGATGCTAAAATGGCTTGTACATTGGATAATCTTTGGGCTCCCTACGATCTGTTCAGACATGAATATCTGTTTTCCGACAGTTGA
- the LOC140829678 gene encoding small polypeptide DEVIL 4-like, translating to MKMSGNFKRRVSSRGLGGVLREQRARLYIIRRCVVMLLCYHD from the coding sequence ATGAAGATGAGTGGCAATTTCAAGAGAAGGGTTTCGAGTAGAGGGCTTGGAGGAGTCCTTAGAGAGCAAAGGGCTAGGCTTTACATAATTAGAAGATGTGTAGTCATGCTTCTTTGTTATCATGATTGA